A single region of the Pristiophorus japonicus isolate sPriJap1 unplaced genomic scaffold, sPriJap1.hap1 HAP1_SCAFFOLD_1535, whole genome shotgun sequence genome encodes:
- the LOC139242912 gene encoding dmX-like protein 1 yields the protein IYVMHTVAASLSACLYQCLCDGHSYSSSYANQFTGMVYQSFLFTQQRSNRAASLDGTVTPNTSPDQWPGIKELIRLLNSAGDDDKPKLTVLLCEVLTAVYLSLFVHGLGTHSSNELFRLVAHPLNSKMWAAVFGGGAHVPMKSQIPPQPVLAIETVGELSDPELQLHPYHFSMSEAEIVKVTGEVVVTPPSDDQHHSRFKRMTSRTVSRESKAASQGHPPRVVNQEIPVYKEKFIPPELSIWDYFIAKPFLPPSQSKIEYDSEESQVSDDEEDAFASDIQLQEHSNPNSFSWSLMRYAIVQLVLHNLKNFYPMAGLDLSELPVYSPSCHAILKTLQRWEQVLLRRLELFGGPPPDFISMHTNEGTMSSGPAILIHKALLEPTNTPFKSKHHTALPVKRLWQYLVKQEEVQETFIRNIFTKKRCQNESIDTSNETVRNSMTDEPSINKVEADSGYPGGRARIVHKESDIITAFAINKANRNCVAIATSHDIQELDVSAILATQIYTWVEDEFELESKGSDEFLVVHAREDFGDLQCSTPYTPSVPGTPINMPWLGSMQTGRGASV from the exons TTCTTCATATGCAAACCAGTTCACTGGAATGGTCTATCAGAGCTTTCTGTTTACACAGCAACGTTCAAACAGAGCAGCAAGTTTAGATGGCACAGTAACTCCCAATACTTCCCCTGACCAATGGCCAG GTATAAAGGAACTCATTCGTCTCTTAAATTCTGCTGGAGATGACGACAAGCCCAAATTGACAGTCCTACTCTGTGAGGTGTTGACAGCAGTTTACCTTAGTCTTTTTGTTCATGGCCTGGGAACACATTCCAGCAATGAGCTATTCCGCCTTGTAGCTCATCCTCTTAACAGCAAGATGTGGGCCGCAGTTTTTGGTGGAGGTGCCCATGTACCTATGAAAAGCCAAATCCCGCCTCAGCCTGTTCTAG CGATAGAAACTGTAGGAGagttgtctgacccagagctgcagcTTCATCCCTACCATTTCAGTATGTCTGAGGCTGAAATAGTTAAGGTTACTGGTGAGGTTG TAGTTACTCCTCCCTCTGATGATCAGCATCACAGCCGTTTCAAGCGCATGACATCAAGAACAGTAAGCAGAGAATCCAAAGCAGCCTCACAAGGCCATCCCCCTCGAGTTGTCAACCAGGAGATTCCAGTTTATAAAGAGAAGTTTATCCCACCTGAGCTTAGTATCTGGGATTACTTCATAGCAAAG cccTTCCTTCCCCCATCACAGAGCAAAATTGAGTATGATTCAGAAGAGAGCCAGGTcagtgatgatgaggaagatgctttTGCTTCAGACATACAGCTTCAAGAGCATTCTAATCCTAATTCTTTCAG CTGGTCACTGATGCGATATGCTATAGTGCAGTTGGTGCTGCATAATTTGAAGAACTTTTACCCAATGGCAGGGCTGGATCTTTCAG AACTCCCTGTTTATTCCCCTTCTTGCCATGCAATTCTAAAGACTCTTCAGCGCTGGGAACAAGTACTGCTTCGGCGACTTGAGTTATTTGGTGGGCCTCCTCCAGACTTCATCTCAATGCATACCAATGAAGGCACAATGTCTTCAGGTCCTGCTATCCTCATCCATAAAGCATTGCTGGAACCCACAAATACACCATTCAA GTCAAAACACCACACTGCACTTCCTGTAAAGAGACTTTGGCAATACCTCGTGAAACAGGAAGAGGTGCAAGAGACCTTCATTAGAAACATATTCACAAAAAAGAGATGTCAAAATGAG TCAATAGACACCTCCAATGAAACAGTCAGAAATTCTATGACGGACGAACCTAGCATCAACAAG gtggaagcagattctggTTACCCTGGTGGAAGAGCAAGGATCGTCCATAAAGAATCTGACATCATTACAGCATTTGCAATTAATAAA GCTAATCGGAACTGTGTTGCTATAGCCACAAGTCATGATATCCAGGAGTTGGATGTGTCTGCAATCCTGGCTACTCAGATCTATACTTGGGTTGAAGATGAGTTTGAGCTGGAATCTAAAGG ATCAGATGAGTTTCTGGTTGTTCATGCTAGAGAGGATTTTGGTGATTTACAGTGCAGCACACCTTATACTCCCAGTGTCCCTGGCACCCCAATAAACATGCCATGGCTAGGCAGCATGCAGACTGGCAGAGGGGCATCTGTG